AAGTGAGCGAGGACATAGCGAGGGTTAGAGCTGTCAGGGATGCCGTGGGAAAGGATGTCAGGATAAGGATAGATGCCAATCAGGGATGGACTCTGAAGCAAGCTAAAAAAGCTCTGGCGGAGATGGAGAGATACGATGTCGAGCTAGCGGAGCAGCCTCTGAGGTGGTATGACTTGGAGGGGATGGCCGAGCTCACGAGGACAAGCCCGATCCCGATAATGGCAGACGAGTCGGTTCACTCCGCCAGGGATGCCCTGATGATAGCGAAGCTAAGGGCGGCAGATTACATAAACATAAAGCTGTCCAAGGCCGGGGGCCTGCTCGAGGCTAGAAGGATAGCGGCTATAAGCGAGGCTGCCGGCATCCCAAACATGATAGGGTGCATGATGGAGGGAGGTGTCAGCATAACGGCTGCCGTTCACTTCGCAACAGCCACCAGGAACGTGGTCACAACTGACCTGGACTCTGACATCTCGCTTAAGGAGGACTTCGTGGAGGGGGGAGCTGGATGTGAGGACGGCTTCAGGATACTGCCGGATGGTCCGGGACTGGGCAACCTCAGGATAAGGGAGGAGAAGCTCAAGCTGAGGGCTGTATTTGAGGAGAGGAGGGAAAGCACCACTCCTCTCTGAGGAGAAGCTTTCATTACGCCCTGGGCTGAGCGGGGAGCCGAAGGTGATGGGGATGCCGGAGATATGGGAGCAGGTGGGGAAAACGCCAATAGTTGAGGTAGATGGCATACTCTTCAAGCTGGAGTACCTGAACCCGGGCGGGAGTCACAAGGACAGGATGGCGGTCTCCATGCTCCTGGATCTCATCGACAGGAAGGGAAGGGGAGGGGAGATAGTGGAGGCGACCAGCGGGTGCACAGGAGTTTCCCTAGCCCTTCACGGGAGGGCGATGGGGTTCGAGGTGCACATAGCCGTGAAGGAGGATGCGAGCCCC
The Candidatus Korarchaeota archaeon NZ13-K genome window above contains:
- a CDS encoding dipeptide epimerase, with protein sequence ESEDTILAAMNVLAPLIIGEDPLDVERIEEKLSRAILGNTSAKLALEMAMFDLKGKVLGVRLRDLLGGHSDRVETDFTIGIMSPEEMASDAVKHVEAGFRVLKLKVGTEVSEDIARVRAVRDAVGKDVRIRIDANQGWTLKQAKKALAEMERYDVELAEQPLRWYDLEGMAELTRTSPIPIMADESVHSARDALMIAKLRAADYINIKLSKAGGLLEARRIAAISEAAGIPNMIGCMMEGGVSITAAVHFATATRNVVTTDLDSDISLKEDFVEGGAGCEDGFRILPDGPGLGNLRIREEKLKLRAVFEERRESTTPL
- a CDS encoding pyridoxal-phosphate dependent enzyme, which gives rise to MGMPEIWEQVGKTPIVEVDGILFKLEYLNPGGSHKDRMAVSMLLDLIDRKGRGGEIVEATSGCTGVSLALHGRAMGFEVHIAVKEDASPVKIALMRRLGARVYTCPNVPPEDPRSIRSVAERIARERGATFLMQDSNPANPRGQRRMGEEI